One segment of Brassica napus cultivar Da-Ae chromosome C3, Da-Ae, whole genome shotgun sequence DNA contains the following:
- the LOC111197763 gene encoding transcription repressor MYB6-like, translating into MGRSPCCEKAHTNKGAWTKEEDQRLIDYIRIHGEGSWRSLPKSAGLLRCGKSCRLRWINYLRPDLKRGNFSDEEDKVIIKLHSLLGNKWSLIAGRLPGRTDNEIKNYWNTHIKRKLRSHGIDPQTHRPIKDSIAVIHSKTVPSQLSTVVTVLPQNGAVDNSFTVRPKTDISSDNVASTSGTTTDEDLRQNGDCYYNDNSGEKEVNLDLTLGSGSTSLVRSGRKSGTGSSADSKPWWDPVMAARLSLL; encoded by the exons ATGGGAAGATCTCCTTGTTGCGAGAAAGCCCACACAAACAAAGGAGCTTGGACCAAAGAAGAAGACCAACGTCTCATCGACTACATCCGTATTCACGGCGAAGGTAGCTGGCGTTCACTTCCCAAATCCGCAG GATTGTTACGGTGTGGTAAAAGTTGTAGATTGAGATGGATTAATTACCTTCGTCCTGATCTCAAACGTGGCAATTTTTCTGATGAAGAAGACAAAGTTATCATCAAACTCCATAGCTTACTCGGCAACAA atggTCATTGATCGCGGGAAGATTACCAGGAAGAACAGACAATGAGATTAAAAATTATTGGAATACTCATATTAAGAGGAAGCTTCGTAGCCATGGAATCGACCCGCAAACTCATCGTCCGATCAAAGATTCCATCGCCGTGATTCATTCCAAAACGGTGCCGTCTCAGTTATCAACCGTCGTTACTGTTTTACCTCAGAACGGGGCCGTTGACAACTCTTTTACCGTCAGACCGAAGACGGATATTTCCTCCGATAACGTAGCATCCACAAGCGGCACGACGACTGATGAGGATCTCCGGCAGAACGGTGATTGTTATTACAATGATAATTCAGGAGAGAAAGAGGTTAATCTGGACTTAACTCTTGGGTCCGGGTCAACTTCTTTAGTCAGGTCGGGTCGGAAAAGTGGAACCGGATCATCAGCAGATTCAAAGCCGTGGTGGGATCCAGTGATGGCGGCGCGTTTGTCACTGTTGTGA
- the LOC111204463 gene encoding alkaline/neutral invertase CINV2 yields MECPKEPLESQCSLSEMDDFDLTRALDKPRLKIERKRSFDERSMSELSTGYSRHDLDMAHSPGSRSFVDTPLSYVRNSFEPHPMVAEAWEALRRSMVFFRGQPVGTIAAYDHASEEVLNYDQVFVRDFVPSALAFLMNGEPDIVKNFLLKTLQLQGWEKRVDRFKLGEGVMPASFKVLHDPVRKTDTIVADFGESAIGRVAPVDSGFWWIILLRAYTKSTGDLTLSETPECQRGIRLILSLCLSEGFDTFPTLLCADGCSMVDRRMGVYGYPIEIQALFFMALRSALSMLKHDEEGREFIEKIVKRLHALSFHMRNYFWLDFQQLNDIYRYKTEEYSHTAVNKFNVMPDSIPDWVFDFMPLRGGYFVGNVSPARMDFRWFSLGNCVAILSSLATPDQSMAIMDLLEHRWEELVGEMPLKICYPCIESHEWRIVTGCDPKNTRWSYHNGGSWPVLLWMLTAACIKTGRPQIARRAIDLIESRLHRDCWPEYYDGKLGRYVGKQARKYQTWSIAGYLVAKMMLEDPSHIGMISLEEDKQMKPVLKRSASWTC; encoded by the exons atggaATGTCCTAAAGAACCATTGGAATCACAGTGTTCTTTATCCGAGATGGATGATTTCGATCTGACTCGAGCGTTGGACAAGCCGAGGCTCAAGATCGAAAGGAAGAGATCGTTCGATGAGAGGTCGATGAGCGAGTTATCGACTGGCTACTCAAGACATGATCTAGACATGGCTCATTCCCCTGGAAGCAGGTCGTTTGTGGACACACCTCTCTCTTATGTTAGGAACTCGTTCGAGCCTCATCCAATGGTTGCAGAGGCCTGGGAAGCTCTGAGAAGGTCGATGGTTTTCTTCCGTGGTCAGCCCGTTGGTACCATTGCGGCTTATGACCATGCCTCTGAGGAGGTCTTGAACTACGACCAG GTGTTTGTACGAGACTTTGTGCCGAGTGCACTGGCGTTTCTGATGAACGGAGAGCCAGATATAGTGAAAAACTTCTTGCTCAAGACACTTCAGCTTCAAGGTTGGGAGAAACGGGTCGACCGGTTCAAGCTTGGGGAAGGAGTTATGCCGGCGAGCTTCAAGGTGCTTCATGATCCTGTCCGTAAAACCGATACAATCGTTGCTGATTTTGGAGAAAGTGCTATAGGAAGAGTGGCACCGGTTGATTCAGGGTTTTGGTGGATCATACTTCTCCGTGCTTACACAAAATCCACCGGAGATTTGACTCTGTCTGAAACACCAGAGTGTCAGAGGGGAATAAGGCTTATACTCTCGCTCTGCTTGTCTGAAGGGTTCGATACTTTCCCTACGCTGCTTTGTGCTGACGGTTGTTCCATGGTTGATAGGAGAATG GGAGTTTATGGATACCCCATTGAGATTCAAGCTCTGTTTTTCATGGCGCTGAGAAGTGCCTTATCGATGCTGAAACATGACGAGGAAGGTAGAGAGTTCATAGAGAAGATTGTGAAGAGACTTCACGCCTTGAGTTTCCACATGCGTAACTACTTCTGGCTCGACTTTCAGCAACTCAACGATATCTACAG GTACAAGACGGAGGAGTACTCACACACGGCGGTGAACAAGTTTAACGTGATGCCGGACTCGATACCGGATTGGGTTTTCGACTTCATGCCTCTCCGTGGAGGATACTTTGTTGGGAATGTAAGCCCGGCTCGTATGGACTTCAGGTGGTTTTCATTGGGCAACTGTGTCGCCATCCTCTCTTCTCTGGCGACTCCTGATCAGTCGATGGCCATTATGGACCTCCTCGAGCACCGTTGGGAGGAGCTGGTTGGTGAGATGCCGCTCAAGATATGTTACCCTTGCATCGAGAGCCATGAGTGGCGGATCGTTACCGGTTGTGATCCTAAGAACACTCGATGGAGCTACCACAATGGCGGATCTTGGCCAG TTTTGCTGTGGATGCTGACAGCTGCGTGCATCAAGACCGGTCGGCCTCAAATAGCGAGGCGAGCCATCGACCTGATTGAATCACGGCTTCACAGAGACTGCTGGCCAGAGTACTACGACGGTAAGCTAGGAAGGTACGTTGGAAAACAAGCAAGAAAATACCAGACTTGGTCAATCGCAGGTTACTTGGTTGCTAAGATGATGCTTGAAGATCCTTCACATATTGGAATGATCTCTCTTGAAGAAGACAAACAGATGAAACCTGTTCTCAAGAGATCTGCTTCGTGGACTTGCTGA